One genomic region from Spirulina subsalsa PCC 9445 encodes:
- a CDS encoding DUF3288 family protein has product MTQGLDQQHPQENRDRAILETIAQEGRSDYNLVELARLCIRYENFPGARQIQRDLQDILAQWNLTVEELFTLTRAIHQQGQIYRRTKSGEDIQDWS; this is encoded by the coding sequence ATGACTCAAGGTCTTGATCAACAACATCCCCAAGAAAATCGCGATCGCGCCATTTTAGAAACTATCGCCCAAGAAGGACGCAGCGACTACAATCTAGTGGAGCTAGCCCGTCTGTGTATTCGTTATGAGAACTTCCCCGGCGCTCGACAAATTCAACGGGATTTACAAGATATTCTCGCCCAATGGAATCTGACAGTCGAGGAATTATTCACCCTCACCCGTGCCATTCACCAACAGGGGCAAATTTACCGCAGAACTAAGAGTGGGGAAGATATACAGGATTGGAGTTAG
- a CDS encoding WD40 repeat domain-containing protein, which translates to MRFALALIPLTLFFVNLGGHVPETLAQTRSVVRENARADQSSAVMLWQNAEVTRVLRGHNAPVSSLTFNLDGQMLISGGSLNDSHIRVWWLPRERQVDDVRAQRMRVLSLVFSPNGQYLISGGDDSGINFWQWDERRGDYERIVLDHRTNVLALAVTPDSRVLVSGGLDGIRVWDLMTKRPLYTLVRFQAAYALQVHPNGYILASGGGQGEVRFWNLRTGEQMGSFPAHTAQVTSLGFTSDGSKLVTGGQDQMVRVWDVTTGNLLHSLPGHQGGISAIAIHPEGTLAASSSLDGVRLWDLETGELVNHLVGHRDWVGTIAFSRDGRQLATGGYDKLIKVWTVALPPEPPPTPSTPPPVRTPLLLPYEDEALPTQDELQNVIPPKP; encoded by the coding sequence ATGAGATTTGCCCTTGCGTTGATTCCCCTCACCCTATTTTTTGTCAATCTGGGTGGTCATGTCCCCGAAACTCTCGCACAAACTCGCTCCGTCGTCCGGGAAAATGCTCGCGCTGACCAGTCCTCGGCGGTCATGCTCTGGCAGAATGCGGAAGTGACAAGGGTTTTAAGGGGTCACAATGCCCCGGTTTCTTCCCTGACTTTTAATCTGGATGGTCAGATGTTGATTAGTGGGGGAAGTTTGAATGATTCCCATATTCGGGTGTGGTGGCTCCCGAGGGAACGACAAGTGGATGATGTGCGCGCTCAACGAATGCGGGTTTTAAGTTTGGTTTTTAGTCCTAATGGTCAGTATTTAATCAGTGGGGGGGATGATTCGGGGATTAATTTCTGGCAGTGGGATGAACGACGGGGGGACTATGAGCGGATTGTGTTAGACCATAGGACTAATGTTCTTGCTTTGGCGGTAACTCCCGATAGTCGGGTGTTAGTTAGTGGGGGACTTGATGGAATTCGGGTCTGGGATTTGATGACGAAACGCCCGCTTTATACGTTGGTGCGCTTTCAGGCGGCCTATGCGCTACAAGTCCATCCCAATGGTTATATTTTGGCCAGTGGTGGGGGACAGGGGGAGGTGCGGTTCTGGAATTTACGCACGGGGGAACAGATGGGAAGCTTTCCGGCTCATACGGCACAGGTGACGAGTTTGGGGTTTACATCTGATGGATCTAAGTTGGTGACGGGGGGACAGGATCAGATGGTGCGGGTGTGGGATGTGACGACGGGGAATTTATTGCATAGTTTGCCGGGTCATCAAGGGGGAATTTCTGCGATCGCCATTCACCCCGAAGGCACCCTAGCCGCGAGTTCTAGCCTTGATGGGGTGCGGCTTTGGGATTTGGAGACGGGGGAGTTGGTCAATCATTTGGTGGGACATCGGGACTGGGTGGGAACGATTGCCTTTAGTCGGGATGGCCGTCAGTTAGCTACGGGGGGCTATGATAAGTTAATTAAGGTGTGGACGGTGGCTCTACCCCCTGAACCTCCCCCCACACCCTCCACTCCTCCCCCGGTGAGGACTCCTTTGTTACTGCCCTATGAGGATGAGGCACTACCTACTCAGGACGAACTCCAGAATGTGATCCCCCCGAAACCATGA
- the lptC gene encoding LPS export ABC transporter periplasmic protein LptC yields MNKHPSWWTRQGVLWGLLLLTACQPASNSADAPPTDTPPPAVVEERLVLRNVTLENSSDEGEAIWKINAQEAIYTQDQKNAQLKDITGNFFQDGEVIIQMSAEAGEIRLEEDGEKIFLRGKIVATDPRNGLIMRAKELDWFPQEDRLFVREELTGSHPELEMSGREGVYFSREQRIEVTGEVIATGTNNPFQLRTEQVKWDIEKQLLTSETPLEVDRYDESKKNVTDRVVAERGKFDLKQQLVTLEQNIELNSVDPPVQIASNSAVWNLILRTVLSDQPLRLIHHAEQVTVTANQGFVNLEENYSRLEGGVRARSEKQKSDLFADRVRWDVVTQEVQGQGNVTYKQEADPPLHLTGSSALGKLNEQNVVINSDRSSRVVTTIIPPN; encoded by the coding sequence ATGAATAAGCATCCTTCTTGGTGGACTCGTCAAGGGGTATTGTGGGGGCTACTCCTCCTCACCGCTTGTCAACCTGCCTCAAACTCAGCAGATGCCCCCCCCACGGACACCCCACCCCCGGCCGTGGTGGAGGAACGCCTAGTCTTGCGTAATGTCACCTTAGAAAATTCGAGCGATGAGGGCGAGGCAATTTGGAAAATTAACGCTCAAGAGGCAATTTATACCCAAGACCAGAAAAACGCTCAACTCAAGGATATTACGGGGAATTTCTTCCAAGATGGCGAGGTTATTATTCAAATGAGCGCCGAAGCGGGAGAAATTCGCCTAGAGGAAGATGGGGAGAAAATCTTTTTACGGGGCAAAATTGTAGCGACAGATCCTCGGAATGGGTTAATTATGCGGGCGAAAGAATTAGACTGGTTTCCCCAAGAGGATCGCTTGTTCGTCCGGGAGGAGTTAACGGGGAGTCATCCTGAACTAGAGATGTCGGGCAGGGAAGGGGTGTATTTTAGTCGAGAACAACGGATTGAGGTGACGGGGGAGGTGATTGCGACGGGAACCAATAATCCGTTTCAATTACGCACTGAGCAGGTGAAGTGGGATATTGAAAAGCAGCTACTCACCAGCGAAACTCCTTTAGAGGTGGATCGTTACGACGAGAGCAAAAAAAATGTGACCGATCGGGTGGTGGCCGAGCGGGGTAAATTTGACTTGAAACAGCAACTGGTGACACTGGAGCAGAATATTGAGTTAAATTCTGTAGATCCTCCGGTGCAGATTGCTAGTAATTCGGCGGTGTGGAATTTGATTTTGCGCACGGTGCTGAGTGATCAACCGTTGCGTTTAATTCATCATGCCGAACAGGTGACAGTTACGGCGAATCAGGGTTTTGTCAATTTGGAGGAAAATTATTCTCGTTTGGAAGGGGGGGTGAGAGCGAGGAGTGAGAAACAAAAATCGGATCTTTTTGCCGATCGGGTGCGTTGGGATGTGGTGACGCAGGAGGTACAAGGTCAAGGAAATGTCACCTATAAGCAGGAGGCCGATCCCCCCTTACATCTGACGGGATCCAGTGCTTTGGGGAAACTCAATGAGCAGAATGTGGTGATTAATAGCGATCGCTCTTCTCGCGTTGTTACCACGATTATTCCCCCCAACTAG
- a CDS encoding NYN domain-containing protein gives MLGDNFGDDPVFPPEQVLENRGRVAIFIDGSNLFYAALQLGLEIDYTKLLYRLTAGSRLLRAFFYTGVDRTNEKQQGFLLWMRRNGYRVIAKDLVQLPDGSKKANLDVEIAVDMMALVHSYDTAVLVSGDGDLAYAVDAVSYRGARVEVVSLRSMTSDSLINVADRYIDLDQIKEDIQKNPKHESNYRGFSGIRILNDE, from the coding sequence ATGTTAGGAGATAACTTTGGAGATGACCCGGTTTTCCCACCTGAACAGGTCTTAGAAAACCGAGGGCGAGTTGCTATTTTTATTGATGGCTCAAACTTGTTCTATGCTGCCCTACAATTGGGCCTAGAAATCGACTATACCAAACTGCTTTACCGTTTAACCGCCGGATCTCGTTTGTTGCGAGCCTTCTTTTATACCGGGGTAGATCGCACCAACGAGAAGCAACAAGGGTTTTTACTCTGGATGCGGCGCAATGGCTACCGGGTGATTGCCAAGGACTTAGTGCAATTACCCGACGGCTCGAAAAAAGCCAACTTAGATGTAGAAATAGCCGTCGATATGATGGCACTGGTTCACTCCTACGATACAGCCGTATTAGTGAGTGGGGATGGAGACTTAGCCTATGCCGTCGATGCGGTGAGTTATCGGGGAGCGCGGGTGGAAGTGGTGAGCTTACGTTCCATGACCAGTGATAGCTTAATCAATGTAGCAGACCGTTATATTGATTTAGACCAAATCAAGGAGGACATTCAAAAAAACCCAAAACATGAGAGCAACTACCGAGGCTTTTCTGGAATTCGCATTTTAAACGATGAATAA
- a CDS encoding metallophosphoesterase family protein: MPRRIFIGDVHGHFDALMMLFEAIAPGERDQVYFVGDLVDRGPKSAQVVDFVMNSPHQSILGNHELMLLEAVTNSRAPEHFRQAWLYSGGHSTIQSYGNNGIPWTHLEWMQSLPTHLDLGDIWLVHAGVDPKLPIEKHTSEQFCWIREDFHGMVEPYFPDKLIISGHTITFTIPGVMPGRLAQGEGWLDIDTGAYHRQSGWLTAVDMTERKVYQVNTRQKRLRISTLDELITNVNPQRIASRRMMMS; encoded by the coding sequence ATGCCACGTCGAATTTTTATTGGGGATGTTCATGGTCATTTCGATGCGTTGATGATGTTGTTTGAGGCGATCGCACCAGGAGAGAGGGATCAAGTCTATTTTGTCGGAGACTTAGTGGATCGCGGCCCCAAAAGCGCTCAAGTGGTTGACTTTGTGATGAATAGCCCCCATCAATCCATCCTAGGCAATCATGAACTGATGTTACTCGAAGCCGTCACCAATAGTCGAGCGCCTGAACATTTTCGCCAAGCGTGGCTATACAGTGGGGGACATTCCACCATCCAAAGTTATGGCAATAATGGCATCCCTTGGACTCATTTGGAGTGGATGCAAAGCTTACCCACTCATTTAGACCTGGGCGATATTTGGTTAGTCCATGCGGGAGTGGATCCGAAACTGCCCATCGAAAAACACACCTCGGAACAATTTTGCTGGATTCGTGAAGATTTCCACGGCATGGTTGAACCCTATTTTCCCGATAAATTAATCATTAGCGGTCATACCATTACTTTTACTATTCCCGGTGTGATGCCCGGTCGTTTAGCCCAAGGAGAAGGCTGGTTAGATATTGATACCGGGGCTTATCACCGTCAAAGTGGTTGGTTAACGGCTGTGGATATGACCGAGCGTAAAGTGTATCAGGTAAATACCAGACAGAAACGCCTCCGCATTTCCACTTTAGATGAACTCATTACTAATGTAAATCCGCAAAGGATTGCATCACGGCGAATGATGATGTCTTGA
- a CDS encoding tRNA isopentenyl-2-thiomethyl-A-37 hydroxylase MiaE, with product MLETGVPKIKILQRPTQEAWIEQAIANLDIILLDHSHCERKAASAALNLMFRYPSYAKLVRQLTAIAQEELEHFELVNQWLDRRGIPLAPLNAPPYGAALKALARHNEPQRCLDLLLLSSLIEARSHERLGLLAQHCPDPELARFYHGLMASEARHYGIYWVLADHYFERPVVMARLEELAEAESQILATLHPEPRIHS from the coding sequence ATGTTAGAAACAGGTGTGCCGAAAATAAAGATCCTGCAACGGCCTACCCAAGAGGCATGGATTGAACAGGCGATCGCGAATTTAGATATCATTCTCCTCGATCATTCCCACTGTGAGCGGAAAGCGGCCTCTGCGGCCTTAAATTTAATGTTCCGCTATCCCTCCTATGCTAAGTTAGTTCGTCAACTGACCGCGATCGCCCAAGAAGAACTAGAACACTTTGAACTGGTCAATCAATGGTTAGATCGGCGAGGCATCCCCCTAGCCCCCCTTAACGCTCCCCCCTACGGTGCCGCCCTCAAAGCCCTAGCGCGACATAATGAACCCCAACGCTGTTTAGACCTTCTCCTGCTCTCTAGCCTCATTGAAGCCCGTTCTCACGAGCGTTTAGGACTCCTCGCCCAACATTGTCCCGATCCTGAACTGGCGCGTTTTTATCACGGCCTCATGGCTTCCGAAGCCCGTCATTATGGCATTTACTGGGTTTTAGCCGATCATTACTTTGAACGCCCCGTCGTGATGGCTCGTTTAGAAGAGTTAGCGGAGGCAGAAAGCCAAATTCTAGCCACCCTACACCCAGAACCGAGAATTCACAGTTAG
- a CDS encoding ABC transporter permease subunit yields the protein MSLALFWIEVQKLLKRRLFLILLGLILGLELLLFFGGALLFNVLGDPPLQEMLKASLTFPSGLSLGLALSSNLGGLFLLILGADVVNSEYQWRTVHLYLSQGISRLMLVSIRLLALIVPALLFVFAPLLLAVVSTLILTPLLGGSFDLAAIQWGSFWVNVARTVLYLVPFSTLAFMLGVLTRSMAVTIILCLLYVFITEPVLKSMGDFFGQNLGAITPYLPFQLTNALLSQGGEGVTMAPDGSIIPVMALDPNIAGFGVLVWIGVFWLISLVVLLRQDLTT from the coding sequence ATGTCCCTTGCTCTGTTCTGGATTGAAGTACAGAAACTCCTGAAACGCCGTCTGTTCCTGATTTTATTGGGTTTAATCTTGGGGCTAGAGTTGCTGCTCTTTTTCGGTGGGGCGTTACTGTTTAATGTCTTAGGAGATCCCCCCCTGCAAGAGATGCTCAAAGCCAGTTTAACCTTCCCCAGTGGCTTATCCCTTGGTCTTGCCCTTTCTAGCAATTTAGGGGGCTTATTTCTCCTCATCCTAGGGGCCGACGTGGTGAATTCAGAATATCAATGGCGCACCGTACACCTCTATCTCAGTCAGGGGATTAGTCGGCTCATGCTGGTCAGCATCCGGCTTTTGGCCTTAATTGTCCCGGCGCTGTTGTTTGTCTTTGCCCCTCTCCTGTTGGCGGTTGTCTCTACGCTGATTTTAACGCCCCTTTTGGGCGGATCTTTTGATCTCGCCGCGATTCAGTGGGGGAGTTTCTGGGTGAATGTTGCCCGCACCGTCCTTTATTTGGTGCCGTTTAGTACCTTGGCTTTTATGCTAGGGGTTCTGACTCGTTCTATGGCGGTGACGATTATTCTCTGCTTGCTCTATGTGTTTATCACAGAACCTGTCCTTAAGAGTATGGGGGATTTTTTCGGTCAGAATTTAGGAGCCATTACCCCCTATTTACCCTTTCAGTTAACCAATGCGCTGTTAAGCCAAGGGGGAGAAGGTGTCACGATGGCTCCTGATGGGAGTATTATCCCAGTGATGGCACTCGATCCCAATATTGCAGGCTTTGGGGTGTTGGTCTGGATTGGGGTTTTTTGGCTGATCTCCCTTGTGGTGTTGCTGCGGCAGGATTTAACGACTTAA
- a CDS encoding heavy metal-responsive transcriptional regulator codes for MSNLQSQQRSRTSTKTLLKIGQVAQKSGLSVKTIRYYEDQGLLTPVVQRSKNGYRLFYPTIFNRLAFIRRAKSLGLSLGSIREILDVHDQGKLPCGVVKDRLLAKLDSINQQIAALELLKTELQGILLGWQDQPPHPHLEQTICPNLENP; via the coding sequence ATGAGCAACCTTCAAAGCCAGCAACGTTCCCGAACATCGACCAAAACCTTACTAAAAATTGGTCAAGTTGCCCAAAAAAGTGGTTTATCGGTGAAAACGATTCGCTACTATGAAGACCAAGGCCTTTTAACCCCAGTCGTCCAACGGTCTAAAAATGGCTATCGCTTGTTCTATCCCACCATTTTTAATCGCCTCGCTTTCATTCGACGAGCCAAGTCCTTGGGGTTAAGCTTAGGCTCCATTCGGGAGATTCTGGACGTTCATGATCAAGGAAAATTACCCTGTGGTGTCGTTAAGGATCGTTTGTTGGCTAAACTAGACAGCATTAATCAGCAAATAGCCGCCCTAGAATTGCTGAAAACAGAACTTCAGGGGATTCTCTTAGGTTGGCAAGACCAACCTCCTCACCCTCACCTTGAACAAACGATTTGCCCTAATCTTGAGAACCCATGA
- a CDS encoding RNA-guided endonuclease InsQ/TnpB family protein, with the protein MQLVEKHIINRQHKFWQECDYLAWQSKNLYNSANYVQRQYFFATRKYYNSIDIYHQTKNLEAYGYLPTKVSKQIVRRVAEAWKAWWRALKDWSRHPEKYLGKPKIPGYKHKERGRNVVIYPKDALSSPLLYQGIVKLSQTNIELTTEANNINQVRIVPKLDHYVIEIVYTVSEPDKLDGKYLAGVDLGLNNLVAITSNHPGIRPLLINGRPLKSINQFFNKRVAKAQSIKAYRQVKKLNSKRDRRIDNYLHTVSRRVIDWCQLNEIGQLIIGKNQRWKQSLNIGKKNNQEFTNIPHAKLINLLTYKAKLAGIEVVLTEESYTSKASALNGDYLPNIQAKTEAKVVFNGKRVKRGLYLTSTGRIINADINGSMNIARKVIPDAFEGIEGLPFIPVVLDLWTKITNVAV; encoded by the coding sequence ATGCAGTTAGTTGAGAAGCATATAATTAACCGACAGCATAAATTTTGGCAGGAATGCGACTATTTAGCATGGCAATCCAAAAATCTTTATAACTCGGCTAATTATGTCCAGCGTCAATACTTCTTTGCAACTAGAAAGTACTATAACTCGATTGATATTTACCACCAGACGAAGAACTTAGAAGCTTATGGCTACCTACCAACGAAGGTTAGTAAACAGATTGTCCGTCGAGTGGCAGAAGCTTGGAAAGCGTGGTGGAGAGCGTTAAAAGATTGGTCTAGGCATCCTGAAAAATATTTAGGTAAGCCGAAAATCCCAGGATACAAGCATAAAGAACGTGGTAGAAATGTGGTGATTTATCCCAAGGATGCGCTCTCCTCTCCACTGCTATATCAAGGGATTGTCAAGCTATCTCAGACTAATATTGAGTTGACCACCGAGGCGAATAATATAAACCAAGTACGAATAGTTCCTAAACTTGACCACTATGTAATTGAGATTGTTTACACGGTTAGCGAGCCAGATAAATTGGATGGTAAATATCTAGCTGGTGTAGACTTGGGTTTAAACAATTTGGTGGCTATAACATCCAATCATCCCGGTATTAGACCGCTGTTGATTAATGGTAGACCCTTGAAAAGTATTAACCAATTCTTCAATAAAAGAGTAGCAAAAGCCCAATCAATCAAGGCTTATCGTCAGGTAAAAAAGCTAAACAGCAAGCGAGATAGAAGGATTGACAACTACCTTCATACTGTGAGTCGGCGTGTTATTGATTGGTGCCAATTAAATGAGATTGGTCAATTAATCATCGGGAAAAATCAACGATGGAAACAATCTCTGAATATTGGGAAAAAGAATAATCAAGAATTTACCAATATTCCTCATGCCAAACTGATTAACTTATTGACCTACAAAGCAAAATTAGCGGGGATTGAAGTCGTTTTAACTGAAGAAAGCTACACATCTAAAGCCAGTGCTTTAAATGGCGATTATTTGCCGAATATCCAGGCTAAAACAGAAGCGAAAGTTGTGTTTAATGGTAAGCGTGTTAAACGTGGTTTGTACTTGACTTCCACTGGTAGAATCATCAACGCTGATATCAATGGAAGCATGAATATAGCAAGAAAAGTAATTCCCGATGCTTTTGAGGGAATAGAGGGATTGCCGTTTATTCCTGTAGTTTTAGACCTTTGGACTAAAATTACCAACGTAGCTGTCTAA